The following proteins are encoded in a genomic region of Chroogloeocystis siderophila 5.2 s.c.1:
- a CDS encoding ABC transporter ATP-binding protein yields the protein MISSHIDPVNTISAASAQLALNHVFKVYPGRQSWQDKLLRRTSSDFVALADINLEVEANTFVSIIGPSGCGKSTLLNIIAGLTPPTRGSVKLNHVEIHKPGPDRGVVFQNYALMPWMTVIENIRFAIETVYPQMPLAQQKNIARDYIDLVGLHGAERKHPHELSGGMKQRVGIARALAINPKILLMDEPFGALDALTRGFLQDEVARIWEQQRQTVILITHSIEEALLLSDKIVMMTRGPAARIAEVLDIPFPRPRKRECLDQYPAYHELKAELEMHLSRETRAVEEARIKVNA from the coding sequence ATGATTTCTTCACACATTGATCCTGTTAATACAATTAGCGCTGCTTCTGCCCAACTTGCTTTGAACCATGTTTTCAAAGTTTATCCAGGGCGGCAAAGTTGGCAAGATAAATTACTACGACGTACTTCCTCAGATTTTGTAGCGCTAGCAGATATTAACCTAGAAGTCGAAGCAAATACCTTTGTCTCAATTATTGGTCCATCCGGTTGTGGTAAATCAACTTTACTCAATATTATTGCGGGACTCACCCCACCAACACGCGGTTCAGTCAAGCTCAACCACGTCGAAATTCACAAACCAGGTCCTGACCGCGGCGTGGTATTTCAAAACTATGCCTTGATGCCGTGGATGACAGTTATCGAGAATATTCGCTTTGCGATTGAGACAGTGTATCCCCAGATGCCGCTTGCCCAACAGAAAAACATTGCTCGCGATTACATCGACTTAGTAGGGCTACACGGCGCGGAACGTAAGCATCCTCACGAACTCTCAGGTGGGATGAAACAAAGAGTAGGCATTGCCCGTGCACTAGCAATCAACCCCAAAATTTTGCTGATGGACGAACCATTTGGGGCTTTGGATGCGCTGACGCGTGGTTTTTTGCAAGACGAAGTGGCGCGGATTTGGGAACAACAACGGCAAACTGTTATCCTCATCACTCATAGTATTGAAGAAGCGCTGTTACTCTCGGACAAGATTGTCATGATGACACGAGGTCCTGCGGCTCGAATCGCTGAGGTGTTAGATATTCCTTTTCCCCGACCGCGTAAGCGCGAGTGTTTAGACCAGTACCCAGCGTATCATGAGTTAAAAGCTGAATTAGAAATGCATTTATCGAGGGAAACGCGGGCTGTAGAAGAAGCACGAATCAAAGTTAACGCTTAG
- the cynS gene encoding cyanase, giving the protein MSIEIPEITKKLLAAKQAKKLSFADLEKAVGRDEVWIATVIYRQASASEDEASKILHALNLSQDLVSELTAYPAKGLGPVVPTDPLIYRFYEIMQVYGMPIKEVIHEKFGDGIMSAIDFTLEVEKEEDPKGDRVKVIMNGKFLPYKKW; this is encoded by the coding sequence ATGTCAATCGAGATTCCTGAAATTACAAAGAAACTGCTAGCTGCCAAGCAAGCAAAAAAATTAAGCTTTGCCGATCTCGAAAAAGCTGTCGGACGTGACGAAGTATGGATTGCTACAGTCATTTATCGTCAAGCAAGTGCCTCAGAAGATGAAGCCAGTAAAATTCTTCATGCATTGAATCTTAGTCAAGATTTAGTTTCTGAATTGACTGCTTATCCTGCCAAAGGATTAGGTCCTGTCGTACCAACAGATCCTCTTATCTATCGCTTCTACGAAATCATGCAAGTTTACGGCATGCCAATTAAGGAAGTCATTCATGAAAAGTTTGGCGATGGCATTATGAGCGCAATTGATTTCACGCTAGAGGTGGAAAAAGAAGAAGACCCGAAAGGCGATCGCGTCAAAGTAATCATGAATGGTAAGTTTCTACCTTACAAGAAGTGGTAA
- a CDS encoding TetR/AcrR family transcriptional regulator, whose protein sequence is MVNLKRTREDILSSVGELIHRQGVQSTGLKELFAASQVSSGSFYNYFESKDELAHAIIDFKWSELKAAILIPARNASGDPIANLFWMIDRLEEKHLSDPNCAGCLLGNLIVDLVEHDTSFQEHLVQVFDEWQSTIAQLLQAGQSQLQAHVTPEELAEQLLTMIEGVLLMERLYKQPARLQRGFNMIRALLKASLAQAHRFTA, encoded by the coding sequence ATGGTCAATCTCAAGCGCACTCGTGAGGATATCTTGTCCTCGGTTGGAGAACTGATTCATCGTCAAGGCGTTCAATCAACAGGGCTAAAGGAACTGTTTGCGGCTAGCCAGGTGTCTTCTGGTAGTTTTTACAACTATTTTGAGTCAAAAGACGAACTGGCGCACGCAATTATTGACTTTAAATGGAGCGAACTTAAAGCTGCTATCCTGATACCCGCAAGAAATGCATCTGGAGATCCAATTGCCAATCTCTTTTGGATGATTGATCGCTTAGAGGAAAAACATCTTTCTGACCCTAACTGCGCGGGATGTCTGTTAGGTAATTTGATTGTCGATTTAGTTGAACATGATACTTCGTTTCAAGAGCATTTAGTTCAAGTTTTTGACGAGTGGCAAAGTACGATCGCTCAATTACTGCAAGCCGGTCAATCTCAACTGCAAGCGCACGTCACTCCTGAAGAACTAGCCGAACAACTGCTGACAATGATTGAGGGGGTGTTGTTGATGGAACGTTTATATAAGCAACCTGCGCGATTGCAGCGCGGTTTTAATATGATTCGGGCACTTTTGAAAGCATCACTCGCTCAGGCGCACCGTTTCACTGCATAA
- the proB gene encoding glutamate 5-kinase, whose protein sequence is MPQTLVVKIGTSSLTQPETGQLALSTIAMLAEVLTQLRRQGHKVVLVSSGAVGVGCARLGLVERPKAIALKQAVAAVGQGRLMRVYDDLFTTLQQPIAQVLLTRSDLMERSRYLNAYNTFQELLGLGVIPVVNENDTVAVEELKFGDNDTLSALVASLIEADWLFLLTDVDRLYSADPRFVPDAKPITLVENIAQLTHLQVGDRGSQWGTGGMVTKVTAARIATAAGVRTAITEGRSPYNITRILQGEPLGTQFEPQPQPTNARKRWIAYGLIPAGKLYLDSGAITAISQGGKSLLAAGISTVEGEFDSQEAVQLCDQHGNEIARGIVNYSSNELKRIRGRHSKEISVILGYEGAETVIHRDNLVLI, encoded by the coding sequence ATGCCTCAAACCCTTGTCGTCAAAATTGGTACCTCAAGTCTGACACAACCTGAAACTGGTCAATTAGCACTTTCTACTATTGCGATGTTGGCAGAAGTTTTAACCCAACTGCGACGCCAAGGTCACAAAGTCGTATTAGTGTCTTCTGGGGCTGTAGGAGTAGGTTGTGCGCGATTAGGTTTAGTCGAACGCCCAAAAGCGATCGCGCTTAAACAAGCCGTCGCCGCAGTCGGTCAAGGACGGTTGATGCGCGTGTATGATGATTTATTCACAACGCTACAACAACCAATCGCGCAAGTTTTGTTAACTCGTAGTGACTTGATGGAACGCAGCCGCTACCTCAATGCTTATAACACGTTTCAAGAGCTACTCGGTCTAGGCGTTATTCCGGTAGTCAACGAAAACGACACGGTTGCAGTAGAAGAATTAAAGTTTGGTGACAACGATACACTGTCTGCTTTAGTCGCAAGCTTAATTGAAGCCGATTGGTTATTTTTACTGACAGATGTAGACCGCTTATATTCTGCCGATCCGCGTTTTGTGCCTGATGCTAAACCGATAACGCTTGTTGAGAATATCGCACAGTTAACTCATTTACAAGTCGGCGATCGCGGTTCGCAATGGGGAACTGGTGGTATGGTTACGAAAGTCACTGCCGCAAGAATTGCCACAGCAGCGGGTGTTCGTACGGCAATTACTGAAGGACGCTCTCCCTACAATATTACTCGCATCTTGCAAGGCGAACCACTAGGAACGCAGTTTGAACCACAACCGCAGCCCACAAATGCAAGAAAGCGCTGGATTGCTTATGGTTTAATTCCTGCTGGCAAGCTTTACCTCGATTCTGGTGCGATTACCGCAATTAGTCAAGGTGGTAAGTCTTTATTAGCCGCAGGAATTAGCACAGTTGAGGGAGAATTTGACAGCCAGGAAGCGGTGCAGTTATGTGATCAGCATGGCAATGAAATCGCTAGAGGAATTGTCAACTATAGTAGCAACGAACTCAAGCGTATCCGTGGGCGACATTCTAAAGAAATCTCGGTAATTTTGGGCTACGAAGGTGCAGAAACTGTCATTCATCGTGATAATCTTGTTTTGATTTAG
- a CDS encoding YqeG family HAD IIIA-type phosphatase, with product MDWNELLQPDLILEGSILQLTPNVLRQYQIKGLVLDVDETLVPIKAAEASPELQQWVAHTRTVAEMWLVSNNLSDTRIGSIARSLNLPYICGAVKPSRRKLRQALAAMELPVEQVAMVGDRLFTDVLAGNRLGMFTILVEPFVTPGEAVRSYPIRNFEVVLSQVMGISLPAKKQKLDN from the coding sequence ATGGATTGGAACGAACTATTGCAGCCAGATCTCATTCTCGAAGGTTCTATTCTCCAGCTAACACCGAATGTTCTGCGGCAGTATCAAATCAAAGGGCTAGTGTTAGACGTAGATGAAACGCTTGTACCGATCAAAGCTGCTGAAGCATCGCCAGAGTTGCAGCAGTGGGTAGCCCATACCCGAACAGTCGCGGAAATGTGGTTGGTGAGTAATAACCTCAGTGATACACGTATTGGTAGTATTGCTCGTTCCTTGAACTTACCTTACATTTGTGGCGCAGTTAAGCCTTCTCGCCGCAAATTAAGGCAGGCGCTGGCGGCAATGGAGCTACCCGTTGAACAAGTCGCGATGGTAGGCGATCGCCTGTTTACCGACGTATTGGCAGGAAATCGTTTGGGGATGTTTACGATTTTGGTAGAACCATTTGTGACTCCTGGCGAAGCGGTTCGTTCTTATCCCATCCGCAACTTTGAAGTCGTATTATCGCAGGTTATGGGAATATCACTGCCAGCAAAAAAACAAAAATTAGACAATTAG
- the mltG gene encoding endolytic transglycosylase MltG: MVQKVFKRSLILGLPLALGLGILAGRNWWNSISSPPQLMEASAVPETPEAKVVKFQIPQGTATQQIGRDLEAAGLIRSARAWDLWARWLKWQDPQGGFKAGTYALSSTQSLEAIARQIWQGKVIELSFTIPEGWSIQQMATYFEAQGFFPATEFIAAASTVDRSKYPWLPADLPHLEGFLYPDTYKLNGDQITAQAVVNQMLRRFEQLALPLYEQQRNQTQLDLREWVTLASIVEKEAVVANERQTIAGVFVRRLEEGLPLGADPTVEYGLGIRQTADQPLTLAQVNTPSPYNTYINPGLPPTPIASPGLASLQATLDPEDTPYLYFVARYDGTHVFSRTLSEHEAAQATIRRQQQLKRQ; encoded by the coding sequence GTGGTGCAAAAAGTATTTAAGCGATCGCTCATTTTAGGTCTGCCGTTGGCGTTAGGATTAGGTATCTTGGCAGGCAGGAACTGGTGGAATTCTATAAGTTCCCCACCGCAGTTAATGGAAGCATCCGCTGTACCGGAAACTCCTGAAGCTAAAGTTGTCAAGTTTCAAATTCCTCAAGGTACAGCAACGCAGCAAATTGGGCGCGATTTAGAAGCCGCAGGGCTGATCCGCTCCGCAAGAGCATGGGACTTATGGGCGCGCTGGTTAAAGTGGCAAGATCCACAAGGTGGGTTTAAAGCAGGAACTTATGCGTTGTCATCAACGCAGTCACTCGAAGCGATCGCTAGGCAAATTTGGCAGGGCAAAGTGATCGAGTTGAGCTTTACAATTCCCGAAGGCTGGTCGATACAGCAAATGGCAACGTACTTTGAAGCGCAAGGATTCTTTCCTGCGACAGAGTTTATCGCCGCAGCGAGTACCGTTGACCGCAGTAAGTACCCTTGGCTACCTGCGGATTTACCCCACCTCGAAGGCTTTTTGTATCCAGATACCTATAAGTTAAACGGCGACCAAATTACAGCGCAAGCTGTGGTTAATCAAATGTTGCGGCGCTTTGAACAATTAGCACTACCTTTGTACGAACAACAACGCAATCAAACACAACTTGACCTTCGTGAATGGGTAACGCTTGCAAGTATTGTCGAAAAAGAAGCCGTCGTAGCAAACGAACGCCAAACAATCGCCGGAGTATTTGTACGTCGGTTAGAGGAAGGATTACCTTTAGGCGCTGATCCTACTGTGGAGTATGGCTTGGGTATTCGTCAAACTGCCGATCAGCCCTTGACGCTCGCTCAGGTTAATACACCTTCTCCTTACAATACATACATTAATCCTGGATTACCACCAACACCAATCGCTAGCCCTGGACTTGCAAGTCTTCAAGCAACACTCGACCCTGAAGATACTCCTTATCTTTACTTTGTTGCTCGGTACGATGGTACGCACGTCTTTAGTCGGACGTTATCCGAACACGAGGCAGCACAAGCCACAATTCGCAGACAACAACAGTTAAAAAGACAATAA
- a CDS encoding DUF3727 domain-containing protein, giving the protein MFPSEFSEDNEQSHASSVTLTDEAGRELTCYVERSLYVDNQEYLLLLPVDSAVEIFAWQGDGEEEEAVPVEDEETIDRIFGTAEAVLAEQNLVLKHTAFALTVAGELPPVEETELFTLEIEEDGTELEPEQLQLLASFYHEDQEYAVYTPLDPLLFFAKANGSGKPELLSPEEFRKVQPQLEEQLFDEME; this is encoded by the coding sequence ATGTTTCCATCTGAATTTTCTGAAGATAATGAGCAATCCCATGCTAGCTCCGTCACGCTGACGGATGAAGCAGGACGCGAACTAACTTGTTATGTAGAGCGATCACTTTACGTAGACAATCAAGAGTATCTATTGCTACTTCCCGTAGACTCTGCGGTAGAAATTTTCGCTTGGCAAGGTGATGGCGAGGAAGAAGAAGCTGTTCCTGTCGAAGACGAAGAAACTATCGACAGAATTTTCGGCACAGCCGAAGCTGTCCTCGCTGAGCAGAATTTAGTTCTTAAGCACACCGCTTTTGCCTTGACTGTTGCAGGTGAATTACCACCTGTTGAGGAAACGGAACTATTTACGCTGGAAATTGAGGAAGATGGCACCGAGCTAGAACCTGAGCAATTACAGTTGTTAGCAAGTTTCTACCACGAAGATCAAGAATATGCGGTATACACTCCCCTAGACCCATTACTATTCTTTGCGAAAGCAAATGGTAGTGGAAAACCAGAGCTACTTTCTCCTGAGGAGTTTCGCAAAGTCCAACCACAGTTAGAAGAACAACTATTCGATGAAATGGAATAG
- the ruvX gene encoding Holliday junction resolvase RuvX translates to MSEASHLHITSNPQTADSATENIRRRRFISALGLDIGRKRIGVAGCDGTGLIASGLTTIERKSFDLDLAQLKSLVQERRVQVLVVGLPYSMDGSLGKQAQEIQKLASRYAGALQLPLEYSDERLTSFQAEQLLQAQNISPSRNKGLIDRKAAALILQQWLDERRV, encoded by the coding sequence ATGTCAGAAGCTAGTCATTTACATATTACTAGCAACCCTCAAACTGCGGATAGTGCGACGGAAAACATACGCAGACGACGCTTTATTTCCGCGCTAGGATTAGATATTGGTCGTAAACGAATTGGTGTCGCCGGATGCGATGGCACAGGTTTAATTGCTTCAGGACTAACAACCATCGAGCGCAAATCTTTTGATTTGGACTTGGCACAACTCAAGTCGCTTGTTCAAGAGCGTCGTGTTCAAGTACTAGTTGTTGGTTTACCTTATTCAATGGATGGCTCATTAGGTAAACAAGCACAAGAAATACAAAAATTAGCGAGTAGATATGCTGGGGCTTTGCAATTGCCGTTGGAATATAGTGACGAGCGATTGACTTCATTTCAAGCCGAACAATTACTACAAGCACAAAATATTTCGCCATCACGTAACAAAGGACTTATTGATCGCAAAGCAGCAGCTTTGATTTTGCAGCAATGGTTAGATGAACGCCGTGTGTAA
- a CDS encoding GNAT family N-acetyltransferase, with amino-acid sequence MTSMPAQNQSLVIRPVQYRDLEGIERLSAESFEAEQSSTAKNAMRSHFSPLRRWFGLLKCLSLFPNPLQYRFCIYVAEQYRQVQGMIQVAPFNRTRSTWKVQQVAVDGKARTQGIGSQLLRYCFEAIGEARTWLLEVNVNDKEALALYRQNGFQTLAQMTYWEIEPSLLQGLAAREPDLPNLLPVSNADAQLLYQLDTASMPPLVRQVFDREIQDFKTSLLGALIEGLRQWRSKTEVVSGYVFEPQRKAAIGYFQLRMCRKNEKPHVATLTVHPAYTWLYPELLSQLARIVQDLPPQSLQLASADYQPEREEYLEQIGAKRVEHTLMMSRSVWHKIRESKFASLEGLQWPEVLQGLQPARKPVPGGMSWLPDTPLKLKMNSQAHVANQFNVSDAPHATSSHEEDSLQHQQDDEVDK; translated from the coding sequence ATGACTTCCATGCCTGCTCAAAATCAAAGCCTAGTCATAAGACCAGTTCAATACCGAGATCTGGAGGGTATTGAACGCCTAAGTGCTGAATCATTCGAGGCAGAACAATCAAGCACTGCCAAAAACGCTATGCGATCGCACTTCAGCCCATTGCGTCGTTGGTTTGGACTGCTTAAGTGTTTAAGCCTTTTTCCCAATCCGCTACAGTACCGCTTCTGTATCTATGTAGCTGAGCAATACCGCCAGGTGCAAGGTATGATCCAAGTTGCACCTTTTAACCGTACGCGTAGCACGTGGAAAGTTCAGCAAGTAGCTGTGGATGGGAAAGCCCGTACTCAAGGAATTGGTTCGCAGCTTTTGCGCTACTGTTTTGAAGCAATTGGTGAAGCTCGCACGTGGCTACTAGAAGTTAATGTCAACGACAAAGAAGCCTTGGCGCTTTATCGTCAAAATGGGTTTCAAACCTTGGCACAGATGACATACTGGGAAATCGAGCCAAGCTTATTACAAGGATTAGCTGCAAGAGAACCTGATTTACCAAACTTGCTCCCCGTTAGTAATGCAGACGCACAGTTGCTCTATCAATTAGATACCGCATCGATGCCACCTTTAGTCCGTCAAGTGTTTGACCGGGAGATTCAAGATTTTAAAACAAGTCTTCTCGGCGCACTGATTGAAGGACTAAGGCAGTGGCGGAGCAAAACTGAGGTTGTGAGCGGTTATGTATTTGAACCGCAGCGCAAAGCAGCAATTGGTTATTTTCAGTTACGGATGTGCCGCAAGAATGAAAAACCGCACGTTGCGACTTTAACAGTACACCCCGCGTATACTTGGCTGTATCCAGAGTTATTATCTCAACTAGCACGGATTGTTCAAGACTTGCCACCTCAGTCTTTACAACTCGCTTCGGCAGATTACCAACCAGAACGCGAAGAATATCTAGAGCAAATTGGAGCCAAGCGTGTAGAACATACATTAATGATGTCACGCTCTGTCTGGCACAAAATTCGTGAGTCTAAATTTGCATCTTTGGAAGGTCTACAATGGCCTGAAGTCCTCCAAGGTTTACAGCCAGCGCGGAAGCCTGTACCTGGTGGTATGTCTTGGCTACCAGACACTCCATTAAAGCTCAAAATGAATTCACAAGCACATGTTGCCAATCAGTTTAATGTGTCAGATGCACCCCACGCAACAAGTAGTCACGAAGAAGATTCGTTACAACATCAGCAAGACGACGAGGTAGACAAGTAA